Proteins encoded within one genomic window of Mauremys mutica isolate MM-2020 ecotype Southern chromosome 11, ASM2049712v1, whole genome shotgun sequence:
- the CCP110 gene encoding centriolar coiled-coil protein of 110 kDa isoform X7 produces MSDLDQWESESGHSNSESKASNGFTMLSNINLPSSIACCGTTDLEKTLEIMPADTAIQVTSSGIDSVRSTEEHIPPEQSESNLSENIACPKVTSPDKTQNMTTSNAHVNQEYTEVPPAGEEVPDPYVMSLQNLLKKSREYIEREQTRRSIRSNAKRSVNESHSDKENDAVKTNVSGKEKARFTGRSCTPLTLDKPSLNKSNILLQGASAQINSMSTSASPSFSKVDIPTRAGTPPVLDSDSDEEFKNISTFDHDSSIVRSLTGSYAKLPSPEPSMSPKMHRRRPRPSSMGHIVINNPVNAYELSPLNKGRAIDLIIQDITDQTNASEPVPKFTADITAVCSSKAHVVNKNSSETSNHMHSVSQLESKGMMVSSIMEGKLDGRPYKTDSTTCTVTPKLHESYAVSQSMVTQKLVAMNGIKPDNLLEKTKSNSPVELNKSYDVENPSPLLMQSQNKHQQMDTPNVSSGNEHFVENGFEKVKRRLDLDIDSSQKENNPYVLTDGTEEQEKWRLQDRRCPIGSVYGNKNETSGSGTNEEEILKNKLLAFEEMRKRLEEQHAQQLSVLIAEQEREQERLQKTFNLQEIEEQERRLKGKKSASADTEIPKMTISSGMELEWRKISESGLMETMLTQVETIHNTNLNSTGKSFANTTMPSSFGSTNEAPFYLWGPSGSGMSKISASRLIRARTRWSQAFNPEMQMKFSKITALAKGFLTRRLMQTEKLKYLRQTVKDTMEFIKNFQSEAPLKRGTVSVQDASLQERVMAQLRAALYDIHDIFFIMEVSERMNILRHDREVRKEKMLRQMAKIKTPRERVTLSTATQKSMDRKKYMKAAEMGMPNKKLIIKQNTPEARVLQPNQGQNTPIHRLLCRQGTPKTSMKGVEQNRKKSSESRVPNKATSGVYAGRIQRKKPNVVTI; encoded by the exons ATGAGCGATTTGGATCAGTGGGAGTCTGAGAGTGGTCACTCTAATTCAGAATCAAAAGCCTCAAATGGCTTCACAATGCTATCAAACATCAATTTGCCAAGTTCTATTGCATGCTGTGGTACTACAGACCTTGAAAAAACATTGGAAATTATGCCAGCAGACACTGCTATCCAGGTTACATCAAGTGGAATAGACTCGGTTAGAAGTACAGAAGAACATATTCCTCCTGAACAAAGTGAGAGCAACCTCTCAGAAAACATTGCTTGCCCAAAGGTTACATCTCCTGATAAAACACAAAATATGACTACTTCAAACGCACATGTAAACCAAGAGTATACGGAGGTGCCACCAGCTGGTGAGGAAGTACCTGATCCTTATGTAATGAGTCTTCAAAACCTTCTGAAAAAGTCTAGGGAGTACATAGAGAGAGAGCAAACCAGACGTAGCATAAGAAGTAATGCAAAAAGAAGTGTTAATGAAAGTCATTCAGATAAAGAAAATGATGCAGTTAAAACAAATGTGTCTGGGAAAGAGAAAGCGAGGTTTACAGGCAGGAGTTGTACTCCTCTGACACTTGATAAACCAAGTCTTAATAAATCAAATATTCTTCTCCAGGGTGCCTCTGCCCAAATAAATAGCATGAGTACATCAGCTTCACCCAGCTTTTCTAAAGTGGATATACCTACAAGAGCTGGAACACCCCCAGTTTTGGATTCGGATTCAGatgaagaatttaaaaatatCTCTACCTTTGATCACGACAGTAGTATTGTCAGAAGCCTTACAGGTTCTTATGCCAAATTACCCAGCCCGGAGCCAAGTATGAGCCCTAAAATGCACCGAAGACGTCCAAGACCTTCATCAATGGGACACATAGTTATCAATAACCCTGTGAATGCCTATGAATTAAGCCCTTTAAACAAGGGAAGAGCAATTGACTTGATCATACAAGATATCACTGACCAAACCAATGCATCTGAACCTGTGCCAAAATTCACTGCTGACATCACTGCAGTTTGTTCTAGCAAAGCTCATGTTGTCAACAAGAATTCTTCAGAGACTTCAAATCACATGCATTCCGTTAGTCAACTAGAGAGCAAAGGAATGATGGTGTCTTCCATAATGGAGGGAAAGCTGGATGGTAGGCCATACAAAACGGACAGTACTACTTGTACTGTAACTCCAAAATTGCATGAGTCATATGCAGTCAGTCAGTCGATGGTGACTCAAAAGCTCGTAGCTATGAATGGAATCAAGCCAGATAATTTATTAGAAAAGACAAAAAGTAATTCACCCGTGGAACTCAATAAATCTTATGATGTAGAAAATCCATCTCCATTACTGATGCAAAGCCAGAATAAGCATCAGCAAATGGATACTCCAAATGTTTCTTCTGGAAATGAACATTTTGTAGAAAATGGTTTTGAAAAAGTGAAACGTAGGCTTGATTTAGATATTGATAGCTCACAGAAAGAGAACAACCCATATGTTTTAACAGATGGAACAGAAGAACAAGAGAAGTGGAGGTTGCAAGACCGAAGATGCCCCATAGGATCTGTTTATGGTAACAAGAATGAAACCTCAGGCAGTGGCACCAACG aagaagagattttgaaaaataaactcTTGGCTTTTGAAGAAATGAGAAAGAGACTTGAAGAGCAGCATGCACAACAACTGTCAGTACTGATAGCTGAACAagagagagaacaggagagaTTGCAGAAG acttttaatctgCAGGAGATAGAAGAGCAGGAGAGAAGGTTAAAAGGAAAGAAGAGTGCTTCAGCAGACACAGAAATTCCCAAAATGACCATTAGCAGTGGGATGGAACTGGAGTGGAGAAAAATAAGCGAAAGTGGCTTGATGGAAACAATGCTGACTCAAGTGGAGACAATCCATAACACAAACTTGAACAGCACTGGTAAAA GTTTTGCCAACACTACCATGCCCAGTAGTTTTGGTTCAACAAATGAAGCTCCATTCTACCTCTGGGGACCATCTGGTAGTGGAATGTCAAAAATATCAGCATCCAGGCTTATTAGGGCCAGAACCAGGTGGTCTCAG GCCTTCAATCCAGAGATGCAAATGAAGTTCAGTAAGATCACTGCCTTGGCAAAGGGATTTCTGACTCGTAGGCTCATGCAAACAGAAAAATTGAAATATCTTAGGCAAACCGTAAAA gatACTATGGAGTTCATAAAAAATTTTCAGTCTGAAGCTCCCTTAAAGAGAGGAACTGTTTCGGTGCAAGATGCATCCCTACAAGAAAGAGTGATGGCTCAA CTGCGAGCTGCGCTGTATGACATCCATGATATATTCTTTATAATGGAAGTATCTGAAAGAATGAATATTCTGCGTCATGATCGTGAAGTTCGCAAAGAGAAAATGCTGAGGCAAATG GCTAAAATAAAGACTCCACGAGAGAGGGTGACGCTTTCGACAGCTACACAGAAATCTATGGATAGGAAGAAGTACATGAA GGCTGCAGAAATGGGAATGccaaataaaaaattaatcataaaGCAAAATACTCCTGAAGCAAG agtaCTTCAGCCAAATCAAGGACAAAATACTCCAATTCATAGGCTTCTTTGCAGGCAAGG AACCCCTAAGACCTCAATGAAGGGGGTTGAGCAAAATAGAAAGAAGTCCTCAGAGAGCAGAGTGCCTAACAAGGCAACTTCAG